A segment of the Tachysurus vachellii isolate PV-2020 chromosome 18, HZAU_Pvac_v1, whole genome shotgun sequence genome:
TACTGGTCCAGGACTGGAAGTCAGGATTTGAACAGGTTTTCTCAACAACTTAATACAACTTTTGACACCTTTAAatgttgtaaaagaaaaaaaaatacttataaaaaaatactttaaatggGTTACTGCACCTTTAAGACACGAAGAGTCCCAGATCCACACTGAGGCTTTAATATTAGCACTGAATtgatattaattaatgaataaagctCGTATTTGTTGAATTAAACATATATTACAATAGAAATAAAGAGGATAAAAAACAGCTCACTTACCGGAACTCTTCGTAAGTGGCTACGTTTTGATGAATAGCTCGAAGTTTAGCATCGTTTTCTCTCTCGCGTGTTTTATCCGCATTCAAAGCGCGATTTAGTTCCTTACTCAGCGCTGAGAAATTAATAACATCACGTTTATTCATGATCGAGTGTGTTTAACGCGATAATTGTCTGATTTCCTCAGGTAGTAAAAGTGTAAACAGAACGTTTAGCCTCTGCTAGCCTTTATAAACACACCGGTAACCACGGCAACAAGCAAAGAAGCCGCCATTTTGGATTTAACTgcgtttggggtttttttttttagtttatttaatcaCTTATTCTCTCATAAATATAAACGTTTCTATCTTGTCGTACTGCTCCttaaattctgattaaaaaggCGTCGCTGTAATGTTAGtcgtttaaaaaataataacattattctGCTAATTTTACAGTCACGTGCGCAGCAGCGTTCATACAGGTGTAAATGGCGCCCCCTGGTGTTGGCATTAAAACTATCGGTTTTTAATCCTAATCTAAATTATAACTAatgttatatgttttattatcggactgtatatttgtttacACTTTGTTTTCTAGTTTGTTAAAGTATATAAcacaaaatagaatagaatttttcAGATATATTCAGTTTCAGAATTTAAGcctcttatatatataataatagtttGTACTTCTTCCAGATCTCTCATTTCTATctaactttctttctttataatcAATTTCTAGAGATAATAAATCCAGTTAGTTAGTGATTTTGGGATTTTGTGAAGTCAAAATTGCGACGATATTTACGTCTGCTTtgcggaaggagtctccagtttcatcACTTTGTTCTGTAACAGAGTTAAAAGTCTAAACTTGTTCTTTACATCATGACACATTAACAGTATGAAGTTCCTGATGTTTATAAGTTCCAGAACACTGTTAGAGCTGTAAAATTGCCATAGCGTAACAGgaaaaaacttttattacaCTAATATTAGTGAGATATGAACAGGACATGAAATCAGCTCTAAACACAGGATATCAAACACTGAACCATTTACTGGTTTGGgacattttctattttctttctttctctctctttattatgTATAACAATGGTTTGATGGTGTCTGAGCTCTTGGTTCCTGCAGCACTAAAGAGATTCAGTGATAAAGGGTTTTGTTGAAGGACGCAGCAGCTGAAAGATGGACAGAGTTGATTAAAATCTGCTCGTCGCCACAGAAATTTCGTCTGAAAGGCTCGAGAAGCGCAAAACGTCTTGGGGATCGAACACGAGGAACTTTTAAACTTTTCCTTTTCCACCTGTCATCAGTTTTATATTACAGTTCATTTTACTCAGCGAATCAAAACAGTAGGAAAACGATTCAGTACAAATGACTCAACACGTACACCGATTCACACAGATAACAGAAATATCATTTTCATGTTATCTATTACTCATAAACTCTAGGCAATATAAAAACTTTTAATATTGGTCAGTAGAAAACCATTTCAGTGTCATCTTTATGACAGTTTTGTCTAtcatgtaatttaatttttttccccccaagacACCAAATGTTTGAGTTGGaccacactgattttttttttccccctgagaTATAATTTACAATATACCAGTTAGTTAGGAttatttttactctttgaccCCAACCACCTTTTTCCTCACACATCTACGGACACGACGCTCAAATCACTTTAAAGCACGATTCCACCACCTTATAATTTCTGACTAGTGCAGATACAGTCCTTTATTCTTCACGAGCTCTTGGGTGCTAAGTTAAGATATTAGCTTGTTAACAGCTCAGAGTAAGGAGGAGTAAAAGGGTTTGTTTTACTGTCCATAAAAGAGGAcagttattaattttaattatatagtatttacataatgtacatttacagaaatgttcTCATCCATGTAATACTTTAACACAGAGCTCGTGGTTTAAACAGACATTAATTATGACACTACAGATTTTTCCAGTTTACTTATTAGAAAGGGAGAATTTGACCATAGGTCCTTTAAATACGGTGTTTGTTAACAGTGGCACAAAATCTTCAGAAACAAATTTATGGTTCTTCAGCACTTTCTGACACTaatgaaaaagacagacagactcaatGACGGactttcaatattttattgaaaataaagcAAGCGCTCAGGCGATGCTCCCGGCGTTCGAAGCAATCCTGGGCCACAGATCTGCACACTCCTTGGCTACAGGTCCTGTGATGGCTGAacctttaaaacaaacacagcaaacagACAGAGTTATAAGAGTTATTTTACACtctaaaatcataaaataaaacatcggCGTTCAGGTTGTGCGTTTTAAGTTTTTGTTCCATCGCGGATTGAGATTGTACAGTACGACGTGATAAACTGCCATCTCACCCAAGAGCGATGGGCTTCACTATTTCCTCCCACGACAACTCACTCAGCCACTGCAGAGACGAAGCGAGTGCTTTAAGGAGGACGTAGGCGTGTTGTATAAGGATCACGCTCACCTTTCATTTCCCCTTTGTTGTTCACTATGACCCCCGCATTGTCTTCGAAATACAGGAACACGCCGTCTTTTCGCCGGTACGACTTCCGCTGTCGTATCACCACCGCCGGATGCACTGAAACACAAACGGACACGAGGGTGAACGTCAAGCAGCGACACACCTGGTCGCTATAACAGGTGACTGCATGAATAACCTTAAGAGCATCCCACAAACTGTACACTCAAAACCAGACAAAAAACCCTCTGTTTACGGGAAACCTTTCTGAAACGTCAGCGATTTACAGTTACTAATTTTAGAAGTTGATCAAAAAACACTACATTGTACAGAAAGTGTTTCTCTGTACACCTCACAATTCGTTCacttctgattggctggcagTTTGGTGACGTTACGGTATATAACGAGAAGTGAAGTCAAGTCACAAACGCTAAGTAAATTATTCGTCACGTTGTCCTAGCTTACAACTGAACGCTACAAAATAAGACGTTCCCACGCCGAGATCCCAATGGGTGCCTTCTAAGAGCGGAACTGCGGAGTTACAGTAGTTTTGTCTGTGGGTGACCCTCACAGGGGCTTGTTGTTGTGACAAAGCTTAGCAAAGTTTAAACTTGAGctttaaaatgagatgaaaactGATGAAGTGGGTAAAATAACCACAACATTAAGATTTTTCAACTTTTAGATAATATGCATTAACGCCAGCAAatcatcagtgttgtgtatcgACAGcttagtatttatttttgaaaaaatgtttatgcttaatatataaaaatatatataaataataaacatgggATTTCTCTGCAACATGAATTTTTTATTCTCAAACCGTTTGACTTAATAAATCaggtttaatatttttatcaaaTCAGCATTAACTGATCTGACAAGCGTTAGTTTAACAATTTATTACAATATCCTACAAACTTAAAGCAAAATTAGATTTTCAGGAGAATGATAACATGAATACCGTGAGAACGGCAACACAGCCATGAGGACCAGGATAACACGATACAATAAAACAGAAGCAGCGAGACGAGACAAGACGTACCCTTCTTCCTGAGCTCTGGCTTGCCTTTCTTAACTGTGGCCATGACCATGTCACCCACACCTGCAGCAGGAAGCCTGTTCAGACGGCCCTTGATGCCTTTGACGGAGATGATGTACAGGTTCTTAGCACCTGAAGGGGTGGAGGCAAGAGACACGGATCAGTCGCAGATACGGTCGAGATCCGTGAGAGAACCGGACAAGTAGAGGAACGCAGTAAACATGTTCCATCACGGATTGAGATTAAACAGTACAGATTTCATCACTGCCATCTCACCCAAGAGCAATGGGCTTTATTATCTCCTTCCACGACAACTCGCTCAGCCACTGAGCAGACAAAGCAAGTGCTTTAAAGAAGGAGTTTGGATGATTCCAAAACAGAGGacgtgttttttaaaaaaaaaaaacctccatgAGTGTCCTTGAGGAACTGAACCAATAGTTAAACTGTGACCAAGTCTAAATTCTAACCTCTAACAATTATTTAAGGTGGGAAAAGAAATTCAGATTAATCCCGTGTCATTCTGTAACGGTAACATCAATAATCCTGTGAAATTCATGGTTAAGAATAGACAAACTAATTTCCGACACTAACTCAACACCCACATCTTTGAAAACCGTATCATACGATCACATAGTGTGCAGATTCCCAACCCTGGAGAACCCTTGGTTAAAACTCTAATCCTGAGGATTCCTCGATTTCCCGACCAATCGAATGCCAGATTTCCCCAATCATAACAAGACGACGCCAGATTTCCCACCACCTGCTCCTGGGTAAACCAACACGAACGCACTTTACACTATAGGTGATCCGCTGCAGGACCAGAATTGTGTGTGCATCCTAATTGTTGGTCATCTGTAACAGGTTGTGTTACCTGTGTTGTCGGCACAGTTGATGACGGCTCCCACGGGGAGACCCAGTGAGATGCGGAACTTGGCTCCAGAGGAACCACCACGTCCTGAAAAAGACAATATACACAATACTCAAAACCTTCTGAAAAATAATGATCACATCAGTACACTGtaccaccccccccccccatacaacactacacacagacacacaccaaacactatacacacagacCCCATGCAACACTGTACAGACAGCACAtgcaacactacacacagacccaaacactacacacagacccaaacactacacacagacccaaacactacacacagacccaaacactacacacagacccaaacactacacacagatccacccatttacatttatggcatttagcagacacccttagaacccttacaactgagggttaagggccttgctcaggggcccagcagtggcagcttggtggacctggggttcgaacccattaCCTTCctatcagtagcccaacaccttaaccactgagctaccacatcccacccACATGCCGCATGCAAcactgtacacagacacacaaaaactacacacacacagacccaaacactacacaccccccatacaacactgtacacacagacagacccaaacactacacacacggACCCCAtgcaacactgtacacacacacaaaacactgtacacacagaccCCAtgcaacactgtacacacacccaacactacacacagaccccatacaatactgtacacacaccaaacactacacacacagaccccatacaatactgtacacacaccaaacactacacacacagaccccatACAActccgtacacacacacacacagagatcccATGCAACACTGTACAGACACAGGTGTCAAACTATCATTATTGTACAGGTTAACTGTCCTAAACAAGCCCTGTTTATAGCCGCTTTAGTCCGACATCATCTCCCCCTGTAATCTGTAACAGTTAACGAGTCTCGTCTCTGAacatgctaagctaagctaagctaacagGCTAATCTGAGACACATCGCTACCATTTTATAAGTCGGATGAAATGTAATTTAAGACAATAATCCTGATGATTAGAACTCGTGATGATTATATAAgatataaatctataatataaatatattagtgTTGTGACTAAACCGACTATAAACACCTCCGTTAGCCTCCTAGCATCAATGTGTTCATTATAAACCCATAACGCGTGTTTTTAACTAAATATCCACCCAAACACAAACTACACCATGTCTGTACACCAGCACGAGTAAACAGAGCAGTTTAAAAGCGCCCATTGATGCGGATTCCGTCAGATTCACACGGACATCTTTTACCTCTCTTAGACATCGCGGCCTGAAggtaagaggaagaagagagaaaggaacGCTGGGAAATAACGTCGTTCTAAAGGACCCTGTGTGGCGCCGTCGCGTTCGCCTGAATAAAAATCATCCACACTTTAACGTTTAAACTTTAAACGTTTCTCCGGATCGGGCTGCTACATAACACATATAATAAAGACTTAGtgagttagtcctagatacataaagtgtatctgtgtaacctggtgtacacagtgtgagacacaagacagaaagacagtgcaggacaaacaagacagtacaggacaagacCAAcgagacagtgcaaacaaaaagacagtgcaggacaagacaaacgagagaaagacaaaaagacagtgcaggacaagacaaacaagagagaaagatgacaggacaagacagcgcaggacaaaaagacaaacaagacagaaagacaaaaagacagtgcaggacaagacaaacaagagagaaagatgacaggacaagacaaaaagacagtgcaggacaagacaaacgaGAGAAAGATGACAGgacaagacagcgcaggacaaaaagacaaacaagagagaaagacaaaaagacagtgcaggacaagacaaacaagacagtgcaggacaaaaagacaaacaagagagaaagacaaaaagacgaCAGGACAAGActaacaagacaaaaagacagtgcaggacaaaaagacagtgcaggacaagacaaacaagagagaaagacaaaaagacagtgcaggacaagacaaacaagacagtgcaggacaaaaagacaaacaagagagagacaaaaagacgaCAGGACAAGActaacaagacaaaaagacagtgcaggacaaaaagacagtgcaggacaagaccaacaagagagaaagacaaaaggacagtgcaggacaaaaagacaaacaagacagaaagacacaaagactgcaggacaaaaaggcaaacaagacagtgcaggacaaaaagacaaacgagagaaagacaaaaagacagtgcaggacaaaaagtcaaacaagacagaaagacaaaaaagacagtgcaggacaaaaagacaaacaagacagtgcaggacaaaaagacaaacaagacagtgcaggacaaaaagacaaacaagacagtgcaggacaaaaagacaaacaagagagaaagacaaaaagacagtgcaggacaaaaagacaaacaagagagaaagacaaaaagacagtgcaggacaaaaagacaaacaatacagaaagacacaaagacaaacaagagagaaagacaaaaagacggcaggacaagacaaacaagacagtgcaaagaaaaagacagtgcaggacaagacaaaaagactgcaggacaagacaaacaagatggtgcaaacaaaaagacagtgcaggacaaaaagatggacaaaaaaggacagaaagacaaTATTACATGTGCATAAAtaccagtgttgggcagtaatgCATTACTGTGatgcagttacttttgacagtaactaatactgtaacacactttttaaataaagtaacccCGTTACCAtgtggtgcgtttgtccgttactttttttaaatgaattcatttaagctgaagtgtagcctacagactaacctgtttacagcagcgatgcattgtaggattggtggatgccaacctgtaaacacaaaGACGCCACACTGTGGGCgagtttccgtttattcaagtatgtgcggcagtaacggcgagtcgaggcgagagcaagacgagtttctcacaGTGGAAATACgctcattatttctttacaaaagtaactaaaaagttacttttaacagtaacacgttacgttttggtgtaagtaatcaacaaagtaattaagTCACTTTTTGAACAAAGTAACTAGTAacggtaactagttactattccttagtaactagcacaacactgataAATACTGGAacgaacacattagtattatagcagcacttacatgaggtaatgtaaagtattgtgcaaaacagcatgtgcaaagagcaaaaacagtgttcAAAACTTGTCTATCATTTACATTACTAATTCACAGTGTAGCTTTCATATTAATCTGCACTACATATAGGTCgatataatttaatacattttaaaataaaaatgtaaaataaaaactataggtataaataagggggcacggcggcttagtggttagcacgttcgcctcacacctccagggttgggggttcgattcccacctccgccttgtgtgtgtggagtttgcatgttctccccgtgcctcaggggtttcctccgggtactccagtttcctccccaggtccaaagacatgcatagtaggttgattggcatctctggaaaattgtccttagtgtgtgattgcgtgagtgaatgagagtgtgtgtgtgccctgtgatgggttggcactccgtccagggtgtatcctgccttgatgcccgatgacgcctgagataggcacaggctccccgtgacccgaggtagttcggataagcggtagaaaatgaatgaatgaatgtataaataaaacacattggcATGGATCCTTTCATTCTAACTTTCATTCTAATAGAAGTTGTCATAATTAAATTTTTCTTATATGAGTTATTTTCTCATATATTTACCGTACTAGCTATGTAACATTACACGACACAAACGCTTCAACGCAACGAGACGCTTCACAGACGCATGTAAAATTGGGTTAGCGTGTTGTTTATTATagtattgtatattttatattataattccatccatccatctattttctaccgcttatccaggggcagcagtctaagcagggacgcccagacttccctctccccaga
Coding sequences within it:
- the rpl23 gene encoding large ribosomal subunit protein uL14; translated protein: MSKRGRGGSSGAKFRISLGLPVGAVINCADNTGAKNLYIISVKGIKGRLNRLPAAGVGDMVMATVKKGKPELRKKVHPAVVIRQRKSYRRKDGVFLYFEDNAGVIVNNKGEMKGSAITGPVAKECADLWPRIASNAGSIA